Part of the Maridesulfovibrio sp. genome, AATCAGCTGGGAGGCACCTTTCCTGCTCTCACTCGTAGCTCTGCCGCTGGCATGGGTTGTTGCTTTCAAGCTGGATAACCCGGAACCCTCATCAAGTGACAACTTTAAAAGGTACATGAAAGCAGCCTTCGCAGGTATGCGCAGCAAAGAGGTTTTAAGCCTTTTCGCCATTTCACTGCTGACTTTCATCATTCTCTACGGCCCGATTGTCACTTATCTGCCCCTGCTGCTCAATTCACGCTTTCATGCATCACCACTCATGATCGGGCTGGTAATTTCCAGTGCTTCATTCATCACTGCACTGGCTGCATCACAAATGGGAAGACTGTCATATTTCATGTCCCAACCGCTGATGATATCCCTTTCCGCATTTGCATACGGTGCGGCAATGATCATGCTTCCTGCTGCAGATTCGGCTTTGTGGTGCATTCTACCGGTCTGTATGTTCGGGCTGGGGCAGGGGCTGAATATGCCCAACTCCATGTCCATGCTCACGGCAATAGCTCCCATGGAACAACGGGCAGTATTTATGTCCGTAAACGGAATGCTGCTACGGGCGGGCCAGACAATAGCCCCGATCCTGATGGGTCTGGTCTATTCCGGATTCAGCCTGCAGGCAGTCTTCTATGCCGGAGCAGTGGTTGCAGCAGCGATACTGGTTATTTCAACTGTGTTTTTGCGCGGATTTGAAGCGGAAACTGCGCAATAGCACTATGACAAGTGCAATAATTGACTGAAGAGTAATTTTTGTTCATTTTCGGATTTCTTGAATCAGGGATCAATTTAAAAAGGGACTGTCCGAAAAAATGAAAGTTGGATTTATTGCCTTCATGGAGCACATCTTCAATCCGCTCCACATATATTGCAGACTTGTAGATTGCGGCCTTTCTTCAACCAAAGCGAGAAAGGTGGCCCGAACCTACGAGATGTGCCTATTCAAGCCTGCCACCCTGTGCATCCCCGCTATCAAACATCAAAAGCGGGCGAAGTAAGCTCGCTATCAATGGTATCTGCGTCTTCAGCATTAAATTGTATCAAGCGGCGCAAGTGCGTAAAACTGATTTCATCCATGTGATGAAAATCAGCTGCCAAACCGTCTTTGTCTGAACGGACCACCTTTGCGCTAACTCTTATTATCGCATCTTCAGAGAGCGGAATTGATATTTCGCATTCATCACCCACGAAAAAACCATTTACGGGATCACAGAGAATTCCCTTCAAGCTCAGATTATGCGACTCCACATAAGCATCAAAATCTTCTTTGTGTAATACAACTCTGAATCCGGCATTTACGCGGGTCCTACGTCTCTTGTTCTGGTCCATGAATACTCCAAGCACTTTTTAAAAACTGTAAAACCTTGTTTCTGTCTATTTACTCAATATTGCATCCTTCTTCAATAACAACATAAGAGTTTAAAGTTTAAAAAGAAAACTTCCTGTAGCTTAGCTTCCTTTTTTCACCGGAACAAGGCTCTTAACCTTATTCAAGGCAAAACGAGTACAAACTGGTCCCGCTATCTCAAAAAAAACTGTCGCCATTGCTATTACCGAAACCACGGATTGAAACTCCTCAAACCTGTTCGCAGCAGTAAGGGCCATCCCAAGGGCAATGCCCGCTTGCGGCATCAACGACATTCCCATCCAGCCGCTGAACGCAATGGACTTTCCGGCAAACAAGCCGCCAAAATAGGCACCAATAAAACGGCCAGAAATCCGCAGCAATATATATAAAACTATCAACAACAAATGTTGTAGAAAATATTCCAACTGGACACTGACGCCTGCAAAGATAAAGAAAACTACCAGCAGCGGCCACTCCACACCCTCGACAGCACAGAACGGACGGTCATGATGCCGGGCAACATTTGCCACAACAGCACCCATCACCATTGCAGAAAGAAGATATGAAGCATCCAGCCACAAAGCAAAGCCGCTACAGATAAAGACCATACCCAATCCCTCAACAAGACTGGGTTCACCAGATTGTATCCGGCCAGTAAGAAAACTCATTGGAACACCGAGGACCACACCGATAAAGACAGAAACGAAAATTTCCGAGATACCACCCAGCAATGTATGCAACCCGCCGCCGTCAAGCATCTCTATCTGCGCGGCAGCGAACATCAGGCTGAAAACAATGAGTCCCCAAGCATCGTCAATAGCTGTAATCTTGAGCAGAGTATCAGGGAACTCTCCTTCAACCTTAGACTCCCTGATTACATCCACAGTTGAAGCCGGGTCAGTGGCCGGAGCTATTCCCCCATAGATAAGGGCTACAGGAAGAGAGCATCCGAAGAGCCACAATCCACCTGCGACCCCGACAGCTGTAGAGATTGCAACGAATAAAGAAATGGATAATACGGCTTTACCAGATTTACGTATTTCACTGACATTAAAAGAATTACCCAAAAGAAACCCGATAGAGGCAAGGGCTATATCAGAGACAATGGGCATCCAGTGCCCAATCGACACAGGAAGAAGATTAAATCCTGCCGGACCGATAAGAATCCCGAAAACAATCAATGCTGAAACACGTGGGACCGGAGTGTTTCGACCTATCAAATCAGCAATCA contains:
- a CDS encoding MFS transporter, which translates into the protein MEALYKNKNLQIVFAVTLMAIMGVSSIIPALPEMIREFGISASTIGLIFTIFTLPGILFAPLAGIFADRLGRKKILVPSLIIFGLAGTACFFTKDFHSLLLVRFIQGIGAASIGVINLTIIGDLFSGKDRIKAMGLNAGVLSMGTAIFPAIGGILAQISWEAPFLLSLVALPLAWVVAFKLDNPEPSSSDNFKRYMKAAFAGMRSKEVLSLFAISLLTFIILYGPIVTYLPLLLNSRFHASPLMIGLVISSASFITALAASQMGRLSYFMSQPLMISLSAFAYGAAMIMLPAADSALWCILPVCMFGLGQGLNMPNSMSMLTAIAPMEQRAVFMSVNGMLLRAGQTIAPILMGLVYSGFSLQAVFYAGAVVAAAILVISTVFLRGFEAETAQ
- a CDS encoding PilZ domain-containing protein; translated protein: MDQNKRRRTRVNAGFRVVLHKEDFDAYVESHNLSLKGILCDPVNGFFVGDECEISIPLSEDAIIRVSAKVVRSDKDGLAADFHHMDEISFTHLRRLIQFNAEDADTIDSELTSPAFDV
- a CDS encoding cation:proton antiporter, with the translated sequence MSVSALTLMTLGFLFFLGLIADLIGRNTPVPRVSALIVFGILIGPAGFNLLPVSIGHWMPIVSDIALASIGFLLGNSFNVSEIRKSGKAVLSISLFVAISTAVGVAGGLWLFGCSLPVALIYGGIAPATDPASTVDVIRESKVEGEFPDTLLKITAIDDAWGLIVFSLMFAAAQIEMLDGGGLHTLLGGISEIFVSVFIGVVLGVPMSFLTGRIQSGEPSLVEGLGMVFICSGFALWLDASYLLSAMVMGAVVANVARHHDRPFCAVEGVEWPLLVVFFIFAGVSVQLEYFLQHLLLIVLYILLRISGRFIGAYFGGLFAGKSIAFSGWMGMSLMPQAGIALGMALTAANRFEEFQSVVSVIAMATVFFEIAGPVCTRFALNKVKSLVPVKKGS